The following proteins are encoded in a genomic region of uncultured Vibrio sp.:
- the aroQ gene encoding type II 3-dehydroquinate dehydratase yields MSAKSRILILNGPNLNLLGLREPTHYGNNTLAQIVNTLTEQAHNAGVELEHLQSNREYELIEAIHAAHGKIDFIIINPAAFTHTSVALRDALLGVAIPFIEVHLSNVHAREPFRHHSYLSDKAEGVICGLGAQGYEFALSAVINKLQTK; encoded by the coding sequence ATGTCTGCAAAGTCACGGATTCTTATTCTAAACGGACCAAACCTTAACCTGTTAGGTCTGCGCGAACCGACACACTATGGTAATAACACCTTAGCACAGATTGTGAACACGCTAACGGAGCAAGCTCACAACGCAGGGGTGGAATTAGAACACCTACAATCAAATCGTGAGTACGAACTGATTGAAGCCATTCATGCCGCACATGGCAAGATTGACTTCATCATCATCAATCCAGCTGCTTTCACTCATACCAGTGTAGCACTGCGAGATGCATTACTTGGCGTCGCCATCCCATTTATCGAGGTGCACCTATCAAACGTGCACGCACGTGAGCCGTTTCGCCATCACTCATACCTGTCAGATAAGGCAGAAGGGGTGATTTGCGGTCTAGGCGCACAAGGTTATGAATTTGCTCTGTCTGCCGTAATTAACAAACTTCAGACAAAGTAA
- the accC gene encoding acetyl-CoA carboxylase biotin carboxylase subunit produces the protein MLDKVVIANRGEIALRILRACKELGIKTVAVHSTADRDLKHVLLADETVCIGPARGIDSYLNIPRIISAAEVTGAVAIHPGYGFLSENADFAEQVERSGFIFVGPKADTIRLMGDKVSAINAMKKAGVPCVPGSDGPLDNDEEKNKAFAKRIGYPVIIKASGGGGGRGMRVVRSEKDLVQAIAMTRAEAKAAFNNDMVYMEKFLENPRHVEVQVIADGQGGAIHLGERDCSMQRRHQKVVEEAPAPGITEEMRKYIGERCTRACIEIGYRGAGTFEFLYENGEFYFIEMNTRIQVEHPVTEMVTGIDLIKEQLRVAAGQPLSFTQDDIKIRGHAIECRINAEDPERFLPSPGKIERFHSPGGMGVRWESHIYTGYSVPPHYDSMIGKLITYGENRDVAIARMKNALGEMIIEGIKTNVPLQVSIMNDENFQHGGANIHYLEKKLGLQ, from the coding sequence ATGCTAGACAAAGTAGTCATCGCGAACCGAGGTGAAATTGCACTTCGTATTCTTCGCGCTTGTAAAGAATTAGGTATTAAGACCGTTGCTGTTCACTCAACAGCTGACCGCGATCTTAAGCACGTACTGCTTGCAGATGAAACCGTATGTATCGGTCCTGCTCGTGGTATCGACAGCTACCTAAACATTCCACGCATCATTTCTGCGGCAGAAGTAACGGGGGCAGTAGCTATCCACCCAGGTTACGGCTTCTTGTCAGAAAATGCAGACTTCGCAGAGCAAGTTGAGCGTAGCGGCTTCATTTTTGTTGGTCCAAAAGCAGATACTATCCGCTTGATGGGTGACAAGGTGTCAGCGATCAACGCAATGAAGAAAGCTGGTGTTCCTTGTGTACCAGGTTCTGACGGCCCACTGGACAATGATGAAGAGAAAAACAAAGCGTTTGCTAAACGCATTGGTTACCCAGTAATCATCAAAGCGTCAGGCGGCGGCGGTGGTCGTGGTATGCGCGTTGTACGTTCTGAAAAAGATCTAGTACAAGCTATTGCTATGACACGTGCAGAAGCGAAAGCAGCGTTTAACAACGACATGGTTTACATGGAGAAATTCCTAGAAAACCCACGTCACGTTGAAGTTCAGGTCATTGCTGACGGCCAAGGCGGTGCAATCCACCTAGGTGAGCGTGACTGTTCAATGCAGCGTCGTCACCAGAAAGTTGTGGAAGAAGCACCAGCACCAGGTATCACAGAAGAAATGCGTAAGTACATCGGTGAGCGTTGTACTCGTGCATGTATCGAAATCGGTTACCGCGGCGCAGGTACGTTCGAATTCCTATACGAAAACGGTGAGTTTTACTTCATCGAAATGAACACTCGTATTCAGGTAGAGCACCCAGTAACAGAAATGGTAACGGGTATCGACCTTATCAAAGAGCAACTACGTGTTGCTGCAGGCCAGCCTCTGTCATTCACTCAAGATGACATTAAGATCCGTGGCCATGCGATTGAGTGTCGTATCAACGCAGAAGACCCAGAGCGCTTCCTGCCATCACCAGGTAAGATTGAGCGTTTCCACTCTCCAGGTGGTATGGGTGTACGTTGGGAGTCACACATCTATACGGGTTACTCAGTGCCTCCTCATTACGATTCAATGATTGGTAAGCTGATTACTTACGGTGAGAACCGTGATGTAGCGATTGCACGTATGAAGAATGCACTTGGTGAGATGATCATTGAAGGCATCAAGACTAACGTGCCACTTCAGGTTTCGATCATGAATGATGAGAACTTCCAGCACGGTGGTGCCAACATTCATTACCTAGAGAAGAAACTAGGCCTACAATAA
- the prmA gene encoding 50S ribosomal protein L11 methyltransferase, translated as MPWIQIKLNATNENAEQIGDMLMEETGALSVTFLDAQDTPVFEPLPGETRLWGDTDILALYDAEADTNFIIDQIKASNMLADNFAYKVEQLEDKDWEREWMENFHPMKFGERLWICPSWRDIPEPDAVNVMLDPGLAFGTGTHPTTALCLEWLEGLDLAGKTVIDFGCGSGILAIAAIKLGAEKVIGIDIDPQALQASRDNAERNGVADQLEVYLPQNQPEGLIADVVVANILAGPLRELAPVIKSLVKPNGDLAMSGVLDTQAEDVANYYRDELHIDPIIEQKEWCRISGRKQG; from the coding sequence ATGCCTTGGATTCAAATCAAACTCAACGCGACCAATGAAAACGCTGAGCAAATCGGCGACATGCTAATGGAAGAGACTGGTGCGCTGTCTGTAACGTTCCTAGACGCGCAGGATACGCCTGTATTCGAACCTCTGCCAGGCGAAACTCGCTTATGGGGCGATACTGACATTCTGGCACTGTACGATGCAGAAGCCGATACCAACTTCATCATCGACCAAATCAAAGCAAGTAACATGCTTGCAGACAATTTTGCTTACAAAGTTGAACAACTGGAAGACAAAGACTGGGAACGTGAATGGATGGAAAACTTCCACCCAATGAAATTTGGTGAACGTCTTTGGATTTGCCCTAGCTGGCGTGATATTCCTGAGCCAGACGCAGTCAACGTCATGCTCGATCCAGGACTGGCATTTGGTACGGGTACTCACCCAACGACAGCGCTTTGTCTAGAGTGGCTAGAAGGCCTAGATCTGGCTGGTAAGACAGTCATCGACTTTGGCTGTGGCTCTGGCATTCTAGCGATCGCTGCGATCAAACTAGGTGCAGAGAAAGTTATCGGGATCGACATTGATCCTCAAGCTCTACAAGCATCTCGCGACAACGCCGAGCGTAACGGCGTTGCCGATCAGCTTGAAGTTTACCTGCCTCAAAATCAACCGGAAGGACTGATCGCTGATGTGGTCGTTGCTAATATTCTTGCAGGCCCTTTGCGTGAACTGGCTCCTGTCATTAAAAGTCTGGTGAAGCCAAATGGTGACCTTGCCATGTCTGGCGTTTTAGACACCCAAGCAGAAGACGTTGCTAACTACTATCGTGATGAGCTTCACATAGATCCTATCATTGAGCAAAAAGAGTGGTGTCGCATCTCTGGTCGTAAGCAAGGCTAG
- a CDS encoding 3-phenylpropionate MFS transporter has translation MLKPSPYGWISQYFLGFFFAYGVYLPFWSLWFEEQGITPTDIGLLVGLGLATRCVANLVITPRVHRVERLMPALRWLSFAGLIFVGFHFFTGGHFWLMALATVLFNLCCGPIIPLSDAMANYYARLRVLDYGRARLWGSLAFIAGSTVVGYLVAEFGANMILYTAMFGLFIALLFAMRMTSPMPVTLGSQHAERPKLSALLTEKSVLKFLVLVSLIQGSHAAYYGFSAIHWKSSGHSEDVIGYLWSLGVAAEVAVFALSKRLFAGRSLRTLFVIAACGVMMRWGITAGTTSIFALVIAQLLHGVTFAAAHIAAIQYIQNSSENKMVALQALYNAIALGAFTALMTVLSGWAYEHWGAIVFWGMAVMGLIALFIKLDPQEPEQHVIDLSDKALETQN, from the coding sequence ATGTTGAAACCTTCTCCGTATGGCTGGATATCCCAGTACTTTCTCGGATTCTTTTTTGCGTATGGCGTCTATCTGCCATTTTGGTCATTGTGGTTTGAAGAGCAGGGTATTACGCCGACTGATATTGGCTTGCTCGTTGGCTTAGGCTTGGCAACGCGTTGTGTGGCGAATCTAGTGATTACTCCTCGTGTGCACAGAGTGGAGCGTTTGATGCCAGCGTTACGTTGGTTAAGCTTTGCTGGTCTTATATTTGTTGGATTTCACTTTTTTACCGGCGGCCACTTTTGGCTAATGGCGTTGGCAACCGTATTGTTTAACTTATGTTGCGGACCAATCATTCCACTCTCGGATGCGATGGCTAACTATTACGCACGTTTACGAGTGCTCGATTACGGGCGTGCACGTTTATGGGGTTCGCTTGCATTTATCGCGGGTTCTACCGTGGTGGGGTATTTAGTCGCTGAGTTTGGTGCGAATATGATTCTGTATACTGCGATGTTCGGCTTGTTTATCGCCTTGTTGTTTGCGATGCGTATGACCAGCCCAATGCCAGTAACCCTAGGCAGTCAGCATGCAGAACGTCCTAAATTGTCGGCACTGTTAACCGAGAAATCTGTCCTTAAGTTTTTAGTGCTTGTATCACTGATTCAGGGCAGTCATGCCGCTTATTACGGGTTTAGCGCGATCCACTGGAAGTCGTCTGGACACTCTGAAGATGTGATTGGCTACCTTTGGAGTTTAGGTGTGGCGGCGGAGGTTGCCGTGTTTGCACTCAGTAAGCGCCTGTTCGCGGGTCGGTCTTTGCGTACCTTGTTTGTCATTGCGGCCTGCGGCGTGATGATGCGTTGGGGGATTACGGCAGGCACAACGTCAATTTTTGCTTTAGTTATCGCTCAGCTACTGCATGGCGTTACTTTTGCGGCAGCACACATTGCGGCGATTCAATACATTCAAAACTCTTCTGAGAATAAAATGGTTGCCTTGCAGGCGCTGTACAACGCGATTGCGCTTGGGGCGTTTACTGCCCTAATGACCGTTCTTAGTGGCTGGGCGTATGAGCATTGGGGGGCGATCGTATTCTGGGGTATGGCGGTAATGGGGCTGATTGCCTTGTTCATTAAGCTGGATCCGCAAGAGCCTGAGCAGCATGTGATTGACTTATCTGACAAAGCGCTTGAAACACAGAATTAG
- the accB gene encoding acetyl-CoA carboxylase biotin carboxyl carrier protein — MDIRKIKKLIELVEESGIAELEISEGEESVRISRHGAAAAPAPVHYAAAPVAAPAPAAAPVAEALAAEAPAAVPAGHQVLSPMVGTFYRSPSPDSKAFVEVGQKVNAGDTLCIVEAMKMMNQIEADKSGVVTAILVEDGQPVEFDQPLVVIE; from the coding sequence ATGGATATTCGTAAAATCAAAAAGCTAATCGAGTTAGTTGAAGAGTCTGGCATTGCTGAGCTAGAAATTTCAGAAGGTGAAGAATCAGTACGCATCAGTCGTCACGGCGCTGCAGCCGCTCCTGCACCTGTTCACTACGCAGCAGCTCCAGTAGCGGCACCTGCACCAGCAGCGGCTCCAGTAGCAGAAGCACTAGCAGCTGAAGCCCCAGCAGCAGTACCTGCAGGTCACCAAGTTCTTTCTCCAATGGTTGGTACTTTCTACCGTTCTCCAAGCCCTGACTCGAAAGCATTCGTAGAAGTAGGCCAAAAAGTTAACGCTGGCGATACTCTATGTATCGTTGAAGCAATGAAGATGATGAACCAAATCGAAGCGGACAAATCTGGCGTTGTTACAGCTATCCTTGTTGAAGACGGCCAACCAGTTGAATTCGACCAACCTCTAGTTGTAATCGAATAA
- a CDS encoding DUF294 nucleotidyltransferase-like domain-containing protein: MPDKFNMQSPPFDRLTSKQQARLRSSLDVAYYRTRDVILSCGQTNPHLHILIKGAVEERSEDQSEVFAHYANDDMFDVRSLFEENVRHQYVALEDTLSYLLPKEVFLELYNENGQFAAYFDNNLSKRQALIEAAQQQQNLAEFILTKVDKGIYHPPMILKPEMPINEVTKTLKENGIDAALVELNPDDPRLEKWPSAHPYAIVTRTNMLHSVMLDERAVDTPVGEIATFPVYHVDEGDFLFNAMITMTRNRMKRLMVCDGNQAIGMLDMTQILSAFSTHSHVLTLSIARASSVEELALASNRQRQLVESLVRNGIRTRFIMELISAVNEQIIEKAFELVVPPALHDHCCLIVLGSEGRGEQILKTDQDNALIIKDGLEWSHSEQVMQSFTHTLQQLGYPLCPGKVMVNNPKWVNSQSAWIRTLDNWIEKAQPQQIMDLAIFSDAQAVAGNRELLTPVANHLRDTMKDRMLILSDFTRPALQFSVPLTLFGNVKSAKDGLDIKRGGIFPIVHGIRTLSLEYAIEEKNTFARIEALRNKRILEPETADNLNEALKLFFKLRLNQQLNQQEALNNIDIKQLDRTERDLLRHSLHVVKKFQQFLGFHYQIRD, encoded by the coding sequence ATGCCTGATAAATTCAATATGCAATCTCCACCGTTCGACCGCCTGACCAGCAAGCAACAAGCGCGACTGCGTTCGTCACTTGACGTGGCCTACTATCGAACTCGAGATGTGATTTTATCTTGTGGGCAAACCAATCCTCATTTGCACATTTTGATCAAAGGTGCAGTGGAAGAACGCTCCGAAGATCAGAGCGAAGTTTTCGCCCACTATGCCAACGATGATATGTTTGACGTGCGCTCCCTATTTGAAGAAAACGTGCGCCATCAGTATGTCGCACTTGAAGATACCCTGTCCTATTTACTGCCAAAGGAGGTGTTTCTTGAGCTCTATAACGAGAATGGACAATTCGCAGCGTACTTCGATAACAACCTGTCCAAGCGACAGGCATTAATCGAAGCGGCGCAGCAACAACAGAATCTGGCTGAGTTTATTCTGACCAAAGTCGACAAGGGTATCTATCACCCACCGATGATCCTCAAACCCGAAATGCCTATCAATGAGGTAACCAAAACCTTAAAAGAAAATGGCATTGATGCTGCTTTAGTTGAGCTAAATCCAGACGACCCTCGCCTGGAAAAGTGGCCGTCTGCGCACCCATATGCCATTGTCACTCGAACGAATATGCTACACTCGGTGATGTTAGATGAGCGAGCCGTTGATACACCAGTGGGCGAAATAGCCACCTTCCCGGTTTATCATGTCGATGAAGGCGACTTCCTGTTTAACGCCATGATAACGATGACGCGCAATCGGATGAAGCGTCTAATGGTCTGCGATGGCAATCAAGCCATAGGCATGCTGGATATGACACAAATCCTCAGTGCTTTCTCTACCCACTCGCACGTACTCACGCTTAGTATCGCCAGAGCCAGCAGTGTAGAAGAGCTTGCCCTTGCCTCCAATCGACAACGCCAGTTGGTAGAAAGCCTGGTGAGAAACGGCATTCGTACCCGCTTTATCATGGAGCTGATATCAGCCGTCAACGAGCAAATTATCGAAAAAGCTTTCGAGTTAGTTGTACCACCCGCGCTCCACGACCACTGCTGCCTAATTGTTTTAGGCTCGGAAGGCCGAGGTGAACAGATCCTCAAGACCGACCAAGATAACGCGCTGATCATTAAAGATGGTTTAGAGTGGTCGCACAGTGAACAGGTGATGCAATCATTCACTCACACACTTCAGCAATTGGGCTATCCGCTCTGTCCCGGGAAAGTCATGGTCAATAATCCCAAATGGGTTAACTCTCAATCAGCGTGGATCAGAACCCTCGACAATTGGATTGAAAAAGCACAACCACAACAAATCATGGACTTAGCCATCTTTAGTGATGCACAAGCCGTTGCGGGCAACCGAGAGTTACTCACGCCCGTCGCCAATCACCTCAGAGACACAATGAAAGATCGCATGCTGATCTTGTCTGACTTCACCCGGCCTGCGCTGCAATTTTCTGTGCCACTGACTCTGTTTGGTAACGTAAAAAGTGCCAAAGATGGCTTGGATATTAAACGAGGCGGTATTTTTCCAATTGTGCACGGCATCCGAACGCTGTCTCTCGAATATGCCATTGAAGAGAAAAATACCTTTGCCCGTATAGAAGCCTTGAGAAACAAGCGGATTTTAGAGCCAGAAACGGCCGATAACTTAAACGAAGCACTCAAGTTGTTCTTTAAGCTTCGTCTCAATCAGCAACTGAATCAACAAGAGGCGCTGAATAATATCGACATTAAACAACTCGACCGAACAGAGCGAGACTTACTGCGCCATAGCTTGCATGTCGTGAAAAAGTTTCAGCAGTTTTTAGGCTTCCACTATCAGATCCGTGATTAA
- the acs gene encoding acetate--CoA ligase, with amino-acid sequence MSEAHVYPVKENIKTHTHADNETYLAMYQQSVTDPEGFWNEHGKIVDWIKPFTKVKSTSFDTGHVDIRWFEDGTLNVSANCIDRHLAEHGDDVAIIWEGDDPADDKTLTFNELHKEVCKFSNALKDQGVRKGDVVCLYMPMVPEAAIAMLACTRIGAVHTVVFGGFSPEALSGRIIDSDAKVVITADEGVRGGRAVPLKKNVDEALTNPDVKTINKVLVLKRTGGDVEWHDHRDVWWHEATASVSDVCPPEEMNAEDPLFILYTSGSTGKPKGVLHTTGGYLVYAAMTFKYVFDYQPGETFWCTADVGWITGHTYLIYGPLANGAKTILFEGVPNYPSTSRMSEVVDKHQVNILYTAPTAIRALMAKGDEAVEGTSRSSLRIMGSVGEPINPEAWEWYYKTIGNENSPIVDTWWQTETGGILIAPLPGATDLKPGSATLPFFGVQPALVDNMGNIIEGATDGNLVILDSWPGQMRTVYGDHDRFEQTYFSTFKGMYFTSDGARRDEDGYYWITGRVDDVLNVSGHRMGTAEIESALVAHHKIAEAAIVGIPHDIKGQAIYAYITLNDGEYPSAELHKEVKDWVRKEIGPIATPDVLHWTDSLPKTRSGKIMRRILRKIATGDTSNLGDTSTLADPSVVDKLIAEKAELA; translated from the coding sequence ATGAGCGAAGCCCACGTTTATCCGGTAAAAGAAAATATTAAAACTCATACACACGCGGATAATGAAACCTACCTAGCCATGTATCAGCAGTCGGTAACCGACCCAGAGGGCTTTTGGAACGAGCACGGCAAAATCGTTGATTGGATTAAACCTTTCACCAAAGTAAAAAGCACCTCTTTCGATACGGGTCATGTCGATATCCGCTGGTTTGAAGACGGTACACTTAACGTTTCGGCAAACTGTATCGACCGCCATCTAGCAGAGCATGGCGACGACGTGGCAATCATCTGGGAAGGCGATGATCCTGCAGACGATAAAACACTGACCTTTAACGAACTGCACAAAGAAGTATGTAAATTCTCAAACGCACTGAAAGATCAAGGCGTACGTAAAGGCGACGTTGTTTGTCTCTACATGCCAATGGTACCTGAAGCTGCAATCGCAATGCTGGCATGTACTCGCATCGGTGCAGTCCACACTGTGGTATTCGGCGGTTTCTCACCAGAAGCACTTTCAGGCCGTATCATTGACTCAGACGCTAAAGTTGTCATTACCGCTGACGAAGGTGTTCGTGGTGGACGTGCTGTTCCGCTGAAAAAGAACGTGGACGAAGCGCTGACCAACCCAGACGTGAAAACCATCAATAAAGTTCTGGTTCTTAAACGTACTGGTGGCGATGTTGAATGGCATGATCACCGTGATGTCTGGTGGCATGAAGCAACAGCAAGTGTTTCTGACGTTTGCCCACCAGAAGAGATGAACGCCGAAGACCCGCTTTTCATCCTATACACCTCAGGCTCTACAGGTAAACCTAAAGGCGTACTGCATACCACTGGTGGTTACCTTGTCTACGCTGCGATGACATTTAAATACGTCTTCGACTACCAACCAGGCGAAACCTTCTGGTGTACAGCGGACGTGGGTTGGATTACTGGTCACACTTACCTTATCTACGGCCCATTAGCGAACGGCGCTAAAACCATCTTGTTCGAAGGTGTGCCAAACTACCCAAGCACAAGCCGCATGAGTGAGGTGGTTGATAAGCATCAAGTGAATATTCTTTACACTGCGCCTACCGCTATCCGTGCACTAATGGCGAAAGGCGATGAAGCGGTTGAAGGCACATCTCGCTCAAGCCTACGCATCATGGGTTCAGTAGGTGAACCAATCAACCCAGAAGCATGGGAGTGGTACTACAAAACGATTGGTAATGAGAATTCTCCGATCGTCGATACCTGGTGGCAGACGGAAACAGGCGGTATCTTGATCGCCCCACTACCAGGCGCAACCGATTTAAAACCAGGTTCAGCGACCCTTCCATTCTTCGGCGTACAACCTGCGCTGGTCGATAACATGGGTAACATCATTGAAGGTGCAACTGATGGTAACCTCGTGATTCTTGATTCGTGGCCAGGTCAGATGCGTACGGTTTACGGTGACCATGATCGCTTTGAACAGACTTACTTCTCAACCTTCAAGGGCATGTACTTCACCAGTGATGGTGCTCGTCGTGACGAAGATGGTTACTACTGGATCACAGGCCGTGTGGATGACGTGCTGAACGTGTCGGGACACCGCATGGGTACCGCTGAGATTGAGTCAGCATTAGTCGCGCACCACAAGATTGCGGAAGCGGCAATTGTTGGCATCCCACACGATATCAAAGGTCAGGCCATCTATGCTTACATTACGCTCAATGATGGTGAATACCCATCAGCGGAACTGCACAAAGAAGTAAAAGATTGGGTGCGTAAAGAGATAGGTCCAATTGCCACACCAGATGTACTGCACTGGACGGATTCCCTACCGAAGACTCGCTCTGGTAAGATCATGCGTCGAATTCTGCGTAAGATTGCAACTGGCGATACGAGCAACCTGGGTGACACGTCAACACTTGCCGACCCTAGCGTCGTAGACAAACTTATCGCTGAAAAAGCTGAGCTGGCGTAA
- a CDS encoding 3'-5' exonuclease: MNWLQRKYWQHKLKGSPYQTLFCAPNKTELVSLDCETTSLDPNRAELVTIAATKIIENRIITSQPFEVHLRAPQSLDSGSVKIHKIRHQDLVDGISEKDALLKLIDFIGNRPLVGYHIRYDKKILDLACQRQLGFPLPNPLIEVSQIYHDKLERHLPNAYFDLSLEAICKHLELPIQDKHDALQDAISAALVFVRLTKGDLPSLSVPYT; the protein is encoded by the coding sequence ATGAATTGGCTACAGCGAAAATACTGGCAGCATAAATTGAAAGGCTCGCCTTATCAGACTCTATTTTGTGCGCCCAATAAAACAGAGCTGGTTTCTCTCGACTGCGAAACCACCAGCTTAGACCCCAATAGGGCAGAGCTTGTTACCATCGCAGCAACGAAGATCATTGAAAATCGCATCATCACCAGTCAGCCATTTGAAGTACACCTGCGGGCACCACAGTCTCTCGATTCCGGCTCGGTGAAAATACATAAAATTCGCCATCAGGATCTCGTTGATGGCATCAGCGAAAAGGATGCACTACTGAAGCTCATCGACTTTATCGGCAATCGACCATTAGTCGGCTACCATATTCGCTACGACAAAAAAATATTGGACCTAGCCTGTCAAAGACAATTGGGATTCCCTCTGCCAAACCCTTTAATTGAAGTGAGCCAGATTTACCACGACAAGCTAGAGCGACATTTACCGAATGCCTATTTCGACTTAAGTCTGGAGGCGATTTGCAAGCACCTTGAGCTTCCTATTCAAGACAAGCATGACGCCTTGCAAGATGCGATATCCGCTGCATTGGTCTTTGTTCGTTTAACCAAAGGCGATTTACCAAGTCTCAGCGTGCCATATACATAA